In uncultured Bacteroides sp., the following proteins share a genomic window:
- the tyrS gene encoding tyrosine--tRNA ligase yields MNFVEELKWRGMVHDMMPGTEELLEKEQVTAYLGIDPTADSLHIGHLCGIMMLRHFQRCGHKPLALIGGATGMIGDPSGKSAERNLLNEETLRHNQECIKKQLSKFLDFDSNSSNAAELVNNYDWMKNFSFLDFAREIGKHITVNYMMSKDSVKKRLSSESSAGMSFTEFTYQLLQGYDFLHLYEAKGCKLQMGGSDQWGNITTGTELIRRKAAGEAYALTCPLITKADGGKFGKTESGNIWLDSKYTSPYKFYQFWLNVSDEDAAKYIRIFTSLEKEVIDSLIAEHTEAPHLRVLQKRLAKEVTVMVHSEEDYNAAVDASNILFGNATSDALKKLDEDTLLAVFEGVPQYEVSKDALSEGVKAVDLFTEHAAIFASKGEMRKLVQGGGVSLNKEKLAAFDEVINAENLLDNKYLLVQKGKKNYYLIIVK; encoded by the coding sequence ATGAATTTTGTAGAAGAATTAAAATGGCGTGGAATGGTGCACGATATGATGCCCGGCACAGAGGAATTACTGGAAAAGGAACAAGTTACTGCTTATTTAGGTATTGACCCTACAGCTGATTCATTGCACATTGGACACTTATGTGGAATAATGATGCTGAGACATTTTCAACGTTGCGGTCACAAACCGTTAGCATTGATTGGTGGTGCTACAGGTATGATTGGCGACCCTTCCGGAAAATCGGCTGAAAGAAATCTACTGAATGAAGAGACTTTGCGTCATAATCAGGAATGCATCAAAAAACAATTATCAAAGTTTTTGGATTTTGATTCCAATTCATCAAATGCAGCCGAACTTGTGAACAACTACGACTGGATGAAGAACTTTTCTTTTCTTGATTTTGCAAGAGAAATAGGAAAGCACATCACAGTAAATTATATGATGTCAAAGGATTCTGTTAAGAAGAGACTAAGCAGCGAATCAAGTGCCGGTATGTCTTTCACAGAATTTACTTACCAGCTATTACAAGGATACGATTTCCTTCACCTATACGAAGCCAAAGGATGCAAACTGCAAATGGGTGGTTCCGATCAATGGGGTAACATTACTACCGGAACAGAACTAATCCGCCGTAAGGCAGCAGGAGAAGCTTATGCTTTAACATGCCCTTTGATTACTAAAGCAGATGGTGGTAAGTTTGGAAAAACAGAATCAGGTAATATCTGGCTGGATTCTAAATATACTTCTCCATATAAGTTCTACCAGTTCTGGTTGAATGTGAGCGATGAAGATGCTGCAAAGTACATCAGAATATTCACTTCTCTCGAAAAAGAGGTTATTGATTCATTGATAGCAGAGCATACTGAAGCTCCTCACCTGCGTGTCCTTCAAAAGCGTTTAGCTAAAGAAGTAACTGTAATGGTACACTCTGAAGAAGATTATAACGCTGCCGTTGATGCTTCTAACATATTGTTTGGTAACGCCACTTCAGATGCTTTGAAGAAACTGGATGAAGATACTCTTCTGGCTGTTTTTGAAGGAGTTCCTCAATACGAAGTATCTAAAGATGCACTTTCAGAAGGAGTAAAAGCAGTTGACTTGTTTACTGAGCATGCAGCAATATTTGCATCTAAAGGCGAGATGCGTAAGCTGGTTCAGGGCGGTGGAGTTTCATTGAACAAAGAAAAGCTTGCAGCCTTCGATGAAGTGATCAATGCAGAAAATCTACTGGACAACAAGTACTTACTGGTTCAGAAGGGTAAAAAGAACTATTACCTGATCATCGTAAAATAA
- a CDS encoding DUF4861 domain-containing protein, which translates to MKKIFYLLLAALPAVTCFGKNVNVTVTNSSSIGRDKEIVEVSMSKVNAKLNLAKNAQIVVLDKNGKQVPYQITYDKKLIFPTTVKAKSTAIYTIKAGTPEKFTVLATGKQYPERVDDVAWENDRIAFRTYGPALQATGEQAFGYDIWVKRGEGLVVEKRYATELDKDTNAKIKSLAQTDPAASKALRESTSYHFDHGNGLDYYKVGPTLGAGTSAFLVDNKLVYPYCYATQEVLDNGPLRFTVKLVYKPLNIKGNSVIETRIVSLDAGSQLNKAQISFSNLKESLPLVTGIVIHTGSKDYSMSAKKGYTAYADPNDPVNGQIYVATVFPKSVKEAKVMPFTGDEASKIKDGADGHVAAISNYVPGTKFTYYFGAGWSKWGFKTSSDWYKYVEEYAQKVRTPLTATIK; encoded by the coding sequence ATGAAAAAGATATTCTATTTATTATTAGCAGCACTTCCCGCAGTTACTTGCTTCGGCAAAAATGTGAATGTTACAGTTACTAATTCTTCATCAATAGGAAGAGACAAAGAAATAGTAGAGGTTTCAATGAGCAAAGTAAATGCCAAACTAAACCTGGCAAAGAATGCTCAGATAGTAGTTCTGGACAAGAACGGAAAACAAGTTCCTTACCAGATTACTTACGACAAGAAATTAATCTTTCCTACAACTGTTAAAGCAAAATCTACAGCAATATACACTATCAAAGCTGGAACTCCGGAGAAGTTTACTGTATTGGCTACCGGAAAACAGTATCCTGAGCGCGTAGACGACGTGGCATGGGAGAACGACCGCATCGCATTCCGCACTTACGGTCCGGCATTACAGGCCACCGGCGAACAAGCTTTCGGTTATGATATCTGGGTAAAAAGGGGTGAAGGTCTTGTTGTAGAAAAAAGATACGCAACAGAACTGGATAAAGATACTAATGCTAAAATCAAGAGTCTGGCGCAAACTGATCCCGCTGCATCAAAAGCTTTAAGAGAAAGTACTTCTTATCACTTTGATCACGGCAACGGACTGGATTACTACAAGGTTGGCCCTACTTTGGGTGCAGGAACATCAGCTTTCTTAGTAGACAATAAACTGGTATATCCATACTGTTATGCCACTCAAGAGGTATTAGACAACGGTCCTTTACGTTTCACCGTGAAGCTTGTCTACAAGCCACTAAACATTAAAGGTAATTCTGTTATTGAAACACGCATTGTTTCACTTGATGCCGGCTCACAGCTGAACAAAGCTCAGATATCTTTCAGCAACCTGAAAGAATCTCTGCCACTTGTTACAGGTATTGTTATTCATACCGGAAGTAAAGACTACAGCATGTCTGCAAAGAAAGGATATACTGCTTACGCAGATCCTAACGATCCGGTGAACGGACAAATCTATGTCGCTACTGTTTTCCCAAAGAGTGTGAAGGAAGCAAAAGTGATGCCTTTCACAGGCGACGAAGCTTCCAAGATTAAAGATGGAGCAGACGGACACGTAGCTGCCATCAGCAATTACGTTCCAGGCACTAAGTTTACTTATTACTTCGGCGCAGGCTGGAGCAAATGGGGATTCAAAACTTCTTCCGATTGGTACAAGTATGTTGAAGAGTACGCACAAAAGGTTCGCACTCCTTTAACTGCTACAATCAAATAA
- a CDS encoding polysaccharide deacetylase family protein: protein MFIEQPPKVLRALYPGAIWRMDPNEKAVFLTFDDGPIPEITPWVLDLLDKYGIKATFFLVGDNVRKHPEEFKMILERGHRVGNHTFNHIRGFEYSRKNYLDNTEKANELIKSDLFRPPHGHMRAYQYYALRKNYKIVMWDLVTRDYSNKLNGGQVFEKVKHYVRNGSIITFHDSLKSEQNMKYALPRSIEWLLEQGYQFKLL from the coding sequence ATGTTTATTGAACAACCCCCTAAAGTGTTAAGGGCTCTTTACCCGGGGGCAATTTGGAGAATGGATCCTAATGAGAAAGCTGTTTTTCTGACTTTCGATGACGGACCCATTCCCGAAATTACTCCCTGGGTACTCGATTTACTTGATAAATATGGGATAAAGGCAACATTCTTTCTGGTTGGAGATAATGTACGCAAACATCCTGAAGAGTTTAAAATGATTCTTGAACGCGGTCATCGTGTGGGCAATCACACGTTTAATCACATTCGGGGATTTGAGTACTCGAGGAAGAACTATCTGGATAATACGGAAAAAGCGAATGAACTGATTAAATCAGATCTTTTCCGCCCGCCGCATGGTCACATGAGAGCTTATCAGTATTATGCTCTCAGAAAGAATTATAAGATAGTGATGTGGGATTTGGTAACTCGTGATTACAGTAATAAGCTGAATGGCGGGCAAGTCTTTGAAAAGGTAAAGCATTATGTACGGAATGGTTCTATAATCACGTTTCATGATTCATTGAAGTCCGAACAAAACATGAAATATGCCTTACCTCGTTCCATTGAATGGTTATTAGAGCAGGGCTATCAGTTTAAATTATTATAA
- the queG gene encoding tRNA epoxyqueuosine(34) reductase QueG — protein MDKETLSQQIKAEALRLGFSACGIARAHFVGEDKTYLEQWLANNYEAGMGYMNNHLDKRCDPRLLVEGTKSVISVALNYYPSRRLNNDQLQFAYYAYGQDYHEVMKVKLASLFNYINEQLHPVSGRAFCDTAPILDRYWAQQAGLGWIGKNTQLIIPHAGSYFFLGEILLDAELEYDSPMKSKCGNCRQCLDACPVKALEKPFVLNSNRCISYLTIENKGGIEPELASKMGNHLYGCDDCQKCCPWNRFATPQQTPELEPSEAFLSMEKQDLASLTIEQYRTLFKGSAVKRAKFDGLMRNLKAILPELDVTD, from the coding sequence ATGGATAAAGAAACACTCTCTCAACAGATAAAAGCCGAAGCATTACGCCTCGGCTTTTCTGCTTGTGGCATTGCCCGTGCACACTTTGTGGGAGAAGATAAAACCTACCTTGAACAGTGGCTTGCGAACAACTATGAAGCGGGGATGGGTTACATGAATAATCACCTGGACAAACGGTGTGACCCGCGTTTACTGGTTGAAGGTACAAAAAGTGTAATCTCTGTGGCGCTGAATTATTACCCTTCCCGCAGGCTCAATAACGATCAGTTGCAGTTTGCTTACTACGCTTACGGGCAAGATTACCACGAGGTGATGAAAGTTAAACTAGCCTCTCTCTTTAATTATATCAATGAACAGCTGCATCCGGTTAGTGGCAGGGCGTTTTGCGATACAGCACCCATTCTCGACCGTTATTGGGCACAGCAAGCTGGGCTTGGATGGATTGGAAAGAACACTCAGCTTATTATTCCCCATGCCGGTTCCTACTTTTTCCTGGGCGAAATTCTTTTGGATGCTGAGCTGGAATATGATTCTCCTATGAAGAGCAAATGTGGCAATTGCAGACAATGTCTGGATGCATGCCCTGTGAAGGCTTTAGAAAAACCATTTGTCCTTAACTCCAACCGTTGTATATCTTATCTTACTATTGAGAATAAAGGCGGGATAGAGCCTGAATTGGCTTCTAAAATGGGCAATCATCTGTATGGATGTGATGATTGTCAGAAATGTTGTCCCTGGAATCGCTTCGCTACTCCTCAACAAACGCCCGAACTTGAACCTTCCGAGGCTTTCCTTTCTATGGAAAAGCAGGATTTGGCCAGCTTAACTATTGAGCAATACCGCACTCTTTTCAAAGGCAGTGCCGTAAAACGTGCAAAATTTGACGGTTTGATGCGGAATTTGAAGGCTATATTGCCGGAATTAGATGTTACAGATTGA
- a CDS encoding metal ABC transporter ATP-binding protein, protein MNKIIEIEHLSAGYDRNIVLRDVNLRVYEQDFLGIIGPNGGGKTTLIKLILGLMKPAGGEIRFFSDGKPATNLSMGYLPQYNAIDKKFPISVYDVVLSGLSRKKSLLKSFTGEHHRKVEEVISHMGLQGLEKKAIGQLSGGQLQRALLGRAIVSNPEVVILDEPNTYIDQRFESRLYEILSEINKERAIILVSHDIGTVVSNVKSIACVNETLDYHPDSEVSAEWLEAKFECPIELLGHGELPHRIIRNHHHENEK, encoded by the coding sequence ATGAATAAAATTATTGAAATAGAGCATTTATCTGCTGGTTATGATCGTAACATCGTGTTGCGAGATGTAAACCTACGTGTTTATGAGCAAGACTTTTTGGGTATCATAGGACCTAATGGCGGAGGGAAAACCACATTAATAAAGCTTATTCTGGGCTTGATGAAACCTGCTGGTGGTGAAATCCGTTTTTTTAGTGATGGAAAACCTGCAACTAATCTATCTATGGGATATTTACCTCAGTACAATGCTATAGATAAAAAGTTTCCTATATCTGTTTATGATGTTGTTCTATCGGGATTAAGCCGAAAGAAGTCACTATTGAAAAGCTTTACCGGTGAGCATCACAGGAAAGTGGAAGAGGTTATCTCACATATGGGATTGCAGGGGCTGGAGAAAAAGGCAATTGGTCAGCTTTCCGGCGGACAGCTACAGCGTGCATTGCTGGGACGAGCCATCGTATCTAATCCTGAAGTAGTGATTCTTGATGAACCTAACACCTATATTGACCAGCGTTTTGAGAGCAGGCTTTATGAAATCCTTTCGGAAATAAATAAAGAACGGGCAATTATTCTAGTCTCTCATGATATTGGGACGGTGGTAAGCAATGTAAAGTCAATAGCCTGTGTAAATGAAACACTTGATTATCACCCTGATTCAGAAGTGTCTGCAGAATGGTTGGAAGCCAAGTTTGAATGTCCTATTGAATTATTGGGGCATGGAGAACTTCCTCACCGTATTATCAGGAATCACCATCATGAAAATGAAAAGTAA
- the kduI gene encoding 5-dehydro-4-deoxy-D-glucuronate isomerase: MKTNYEIRYAAHPEDAKSYDTKRIRRDFLIEKVFAPNEVNMVYSMYDRMVVGGAMPCGEVLKLEAIDPLKQPIFLRSREIGMFNVGGPGIVKVGDAQFELEFKEALYLGSGDREVTFESKDEKNPAKFYFNSLTAHRNYPDKKITKKDAVVAEMGSLEGSNHRNINKMVVNQVLPTCQIQMGMTELAPGSVWNTMPAHVHSRRMEAYFYFEVPEDQAVCHFMGEVDETRHIWMKGDQAVLSPEWSIHSAAATHNYTFIWGMGGENLDYGDQDFSKITDLK, translated from the coding sequence ATGAAGACAAATTATGAGATTCGCTATGCTGCGCATCCTGAAGATGCAAAAAGCTATGACACAAAAAGAATTCGCAGAGATTTTCTGATCGAAAAAGTATTTGCTCCAAATGAAGTAAATATGGTATATTCAATGTACGACCGCATGGTTGTGGGTGGTGCAATGCCTTGTGGTGAAGTACTTAAACTTGAAGCTATTGATCCTTTAAAACAACCAATCTTTCTTCGCAGCCGTGAAATTGGTATGTTCAATGTAGGAGGTCCTGGTATTGTGAAAGTTGGAGATGCTCAGTTTGAACTGGAATTCAAAGAAGCTCTTTACTTAGGTTCAGGCGACCGTGAAGTTACATTTGAAAGCAAAGATGAAAAGAACCCTGCTAAGTTCTACTTTAACTCATTGACTGCTCACAGAAACTATCCTGATAAGAAGATTACTAAGAAAGATGCAGTTGTTGCAGAAATGGGTTCTCTGGAAGGTTCTAACCACCGTAACATCAATAAAATGGTTGTTAATCAGGTATTGCCTACTTGTCAGATTCAAATGGGTATGACTGAACTTGCTCCTGGAAGCGTATGGAACACTATGCCGGCACACGTTCACTCTCGCCGTATGGAAGCTTACTTCTATTTTGAAGTACCGGAAGATCAGGCTGTTTGTCACTTCATGGGAGAAGTAGACGAAACTCGTCACATCTGGATGAAGGGAGACCAAGCTGTACTTTCTCCTGAATGGTCTATTCACTCTGCCGCTGCAACACACAACTATACATTCATCTGGGGAATGGGTGGTGAGAACCTTGATTATGGTGATCAGGACTTCTCTAAAATTACTGACTTAAAATAA
- the yidD gene encoding membrane protein insertion efficiency factor YidD: MKKILSYILLLPIYFYRACISPMTPASCRFMPTCSEYALEAIKKHGPFKGLYLAIKRILRCHPWGGSGYDPVP; encoded by the coding sequence ATGAAAAAGATTCTTTCATACATTCTTTTGCTACCAATCTATTTCTACAGGGCATGTATATCTCCCATGACCCCTGCTTCCTGCCGTTTTATGCCTACCTGTTCTGAATATGCATTGGAAGCTATCAAAAAGCACGGCCCTTTTAAAGGGTTATACCTTGCAATAAAAAGAATTCTGCGTTGCCATCCCTGGGGAGGCTCTGGTTACGATCCTGTTCCTTAA
- a CDS encoding DUF2723 domain-containing protein: MKQYKLVNNLMGWFSFAIAAVVYIMTIEPTASFWDCGEFITSSYKLEVGHPPGAPFFMLVANFFTHFVNDPAMVARMVNTMSALMSGACIMFLFWTITHLTRKLLIKEGQEITLGKLITIMGSGLVGALVYTFSDTFWFSAVEGEVYAFSSLFTAVVFWLILKWEDVADESHSDRWLVLIAYLIGLSIGVHLLNLLCIPAIVLVYYFKKNPNANAKGSILALLGSMVLVAIVLYGIVPGFVKVGGWFELLFVNNLGLPFNTGLIIYMIILAAVIIWGIYESYVEKSKTRMKLSFLLTVALLGIPFYGHGGTCVVIGLVVLAILTIYLFAKFINQKYQISARTLNTSLLCIMMIMIGYSSYALIVIRSTANTPMDQNSPEDIFTLGSYLGREQYGSTPLLYGPAYSSKVKLETKDGYCTPVVNEGAPIYIRKEKKSQDEKDSYISTGNQQDYVYAQNMLFPRMYSSAHEAQYKQWMNIQGYDVPYDQCGEMVTVNMPTQLENIKFFFSYQMNFMYWRYFMWNFAGRQNDIQGSGEIEHGNWVTGIPFIDKALVGDQSLMPTELANNKGHNVFYCLPLLLGIVGLLFQAYRGQKGIQGFWVVFFLFFMTGIAIVLYLNQTPSQPRERDYAYAGSFYAFAIWIGIGVAGIVKLLSKKLGEVPSAIIASLACLLVPIQMAGQTWDDHDRSGRYTCRDIGQNYLNSCQKKGNPIIYTNGDNDTFPLWYNQETEGVRTDMRVCNLSYLQTDWYIDQMKRQAYDSPSVPITWSRLEYVTGVNEYVQVRPEVKQTILALYKSDPVEAKKNFGENPFELKNILKYWVRSNKEELKIIPTDSIVIKLDKEAIKRSGMMIPDSLHGVIPDYMTLSLKGKRGVSKAELMMLEMVAQCNWTRPIYMAISVGTENHLCFGDNFCQEGLAYRITPFNTTKLGGRVDSEKMYDNIMHKFKWGGMDNPKVYLDENIMRMCYSHRRLFAQLAVQLVKEGKNDKALKLLDYGMKSIPTNCIPHDFQSGSMDIAKAYFALGQKQKAEQILTDLSNKSYQYARWYLSLDDSKLATSNQDCVYNLYILDETNKLLKANNSHLLPEFSKRFEALYATYSMRTGASHK; the protein is encoded by the coding sequence ATGAAACAGTACAAGTTAGTGAACAACCTGATGGGTTGGTTCTCATTTGCTATTGCAGCCGTAGTCTATATAATGACTATAGAACCCACAGCCAGTTTCTGGGATTGTGGTGAGTTTATCACTTCGAGTTATAAACTGGAAGTAGGGCACCCTCCCGGCGCACCATTTTTTATGCTGGTAGCAAATTTCTTTACTCATTTTGTAAATGATCCGGCTATGGTAGCCCGGATGGTCAATACAATGTCTGCTTTAATGAGTGGAGCTTGTATTATGTTCCTTTTCTGGACAATTACTCATTTAACCAGAAAACTTTTGATAAAAGAAGGGCAGGAAATAACGCTCGGCAAGCTTATCACAATTATGGGTAGTGGACTTGTAGGAGCTTTGGTTTATACATTCTCAGATACATTTTGGTTTAGTGCGGTGGAAGGTGAAGTATATGCTTTCTCTTCTTTGTTCACTGCAGTAGTATTCTGGTTGATTTTAAAATGGGAAGATGTGGCTGATGAGTCTCATTCAGACCGTTGGTTGGTTCTGATTGCATATCTCATTGGACTTTCTATTGGTGTACACTTGCTCAATTTGTTATGTATACCTGCGATTGTACTGGTTTATTATTTTAAAAAGAATCCAAATGCCAATGCGAAAGGCTCTATACTTGCATTATTAGGTTCAATGGTTTTAGTTGCTATAGTGCTTTATGGCATTGTTCCGGGTTTTGTAAAAGTAGGAGGATGGTTTGAACTATTGTTTGTAAATAACTTGGGATTACCATTTAACACCGGGTTGATTATTTATATGATTATTCTGGCTGCAGTAATTATCTGGGGTATTTATGAATCTTATGTAGAAAAGAGTAAAACAAGAATGAAGTTATCTTTCTTGCTTACCGTAGCTCTTTTGGGTATTCCTTTCTACGGTCATGGTGGAACTTGTGTCGTAATCGGTTTAGTGGTTTTAGCAATTTTGACTATCTATTTGTTTGCCAAATTCATTAATCAGAAATATCAGATAAGCGCACGTACTTTGAATACTTCTCTGCTTTGCATTATGATGATTATGATTGGTTATTCATCTTATGCATTGATTGTTATTCGTTCCACTGCCAATACACCAATGGATCAAAACTCTCCTGAAGACATCTTCACATTGGGGAGCTATCTCGGACGTGAGCAATATGGTTCTACACCTTTATTATATGGTCCTGCATATTCTTCCAAGGTAAAACTGGAAACTAAAGACGGGTACTGTACTCCAGTAGTAAATGAAGGTGCTCCTATCTATATTAGAAAAGAGAAAAAGTCTCAGGATGAAAAAGATAGTTATATATCAACTGGTAATCAACAGGATTATGTTTATGCTCAGAATATGCTCTTCCCTCGTATGTACAGTAGTGCGCATGAGGCACAGTATAAGCAATGGATGAACATTCAAGGATATGATGTTCCTTATGATCAGTGTGGTGAGATGGTTACAGTTAATATGCCTACCCAGCTGGAAAACATAAAATTCTTCTTCTCTTATCAGATGAACTTTATGTACTGGCGCTACTTTATGTGGAACTTTGCCGGAAGACAGAATGACATTCAAGGATCAGGAGAAATTGAACATGGTAACTGGGTAACCGGTATACCTTTCATTGATAAAGCATTGGTGGGTGATCAGTCTCTGATGCCTACTGAACTGGCAAATAACAAAGGGCATAATGTATTTTATTGCTTACCATTACTGCTAGGTATTGTCGGACTCTTGTTCCAGGCTTATCGAGGGCAGAAAGGTATTCAGGGTTTCTGGGTGGTATTCTTCCTGTTCTTTATGACGGGTATTGCAATTGTTCTTTATCTGAATCAAACTCCGAGTCAGCCCCGAGAACGAGACTACGCTTATGCGGGGTCGTTCTATGCGTTTGCCATTTGGATTGGTATCGGTGTGGCCGGCATAGTGAAGTTACTCAGTAAAAAACTGGGTGAAGTGCCTTCTGCAATTATTGCCTCTTTGGCTTGTTTGCTAGTGCCAATTCAAATGGCTGGTCAAACTTGGGATGATCATGACCGCTCAGGACGTTATACTTGCCGTGATATTGGTCAGAACTATTTGAATTCTTGTCAAAAGAAAGGGAACCCGATTATATATACGAACGGAGATAATGATACTTTCCCATTGTGGTATAATCAGGAAACTGAAGGAGTTCGCACAGATATGCGTGTTTGTAACCTTAGTTATTTACAAACAGACTGGTATATTGACCAGATGAAACGTCAGGCTTATGATTCTCCTTCTGTTCCTATTACATGGAGCCGTTTGGAATATGTAACAGGGGTCAATGAATATGTTCAGGTTCGTCCGGAAGTAAAACAAACCATTCTTGCACTTTATAAGAGCGACCCTGTAGAAGCTAAAAAGAACTTTGGTGAAAATCCTTTCGAATTAAAGAATATTCTTAAGTATTGGGTACGTTCAAACAAGGAAGAATTGAAGATTATTCCTACTGATAGTATTGTTATCAAGTTGGATAAAGAAGCAATCAAACGTTCGGGTATGATGATTCCTGATTCACTTCACGGAGTGATTCCTGATTATATGACTCTTTCATTAAAAGGAAAACGCGGTGTTAGTAAAGCAGAATTGATGATGCTGGAGATGGTTGCTCAATGTAACTGGACACGTCCTATTTATATGGCAATATCCGTTGGTACAGAAAACCATCTTTGCTTTGGCGATAACTTCTGTCAGGAAGGTTTGGCTTACCGTATAACTCCGTTTAATACAACTAAACTTGGTGGCCGTGTAGATAGTGAAAAGATGTACGATAACATTATGCACAAGTTTAAATGGGGAGGCATGGATAATCCTAAGGTTTATCTGGATGAAAACATAATGAGAATGTGTTATTCACATCGTCGTTTATTTGCTCAGCTGGCTGTTCAGTTAGTTAAAGAAGGTAAGAATGACAAAGCCTTGAAGTTGCTTGATTACGGTATGAAGTCTATTCCTACCAACTGTATTCCTCATGATTTCCAGAGTGGATCAATGGATATAGCTAAAGCTTACTTTGCACTTGGTCAGAAACAGAAGGCAGAACAGATTTTGACTGACTTGTCTAATAAATCTTATCAATATGCCAGATGGTATCTGAGCCTGGATGATTCAAAACTAGCAACAAGTAATCAGGATTGTGTATATAATCTATATATTCTGGACGAAACGAATAAATTGCTTAAAGCAAACAATTCGCATTTATTGCCAGAGTTCTCTAAGAGATTTGAAGCCTTGTATGCTACTTATTCAATGAGAACAGGTGCATCTCATAAATAA
- a CDS encoding TatD family hydrolase — protein MNILDIHTHHLKENVSQYIYSCMPSAFSPREGGYYSVGIHPWNINSTTESEYECLKKIASHPQVIAIGEAGLDKMIPIDLSIQEEVFRWHIELSETLGKPLIIHSVRTSNEIIQLKKEFCPKSPWIIHGFRGKKELADQLTAQNIYLSFGEKYQESAIKSIPLNRLLLETDESEKEILLIYKSVAQIHSLTTEQLVTQVQQNISRLFFNR, from the coding sequence ATGAATATTTTAGATATACATACTCACCATCTGAAAGAGAATGTTTCGCAATACATCTATAGTTGTATGCCTTCCGCTTTCTCTCCTCGGGAAGGAGGCTATTATTCTGTAGGAATTCATCCCTGGAATATTAATTCAACAACAGAAAGTGAATATGAATGCCTGAAAAAGATTGCATCTCATCCACAGGTTATTGCTATTGGTGAAGCCGGACTGGATAAAATGATTCCCATAGATTTGTCCATTCAGGAAGAGGTATTCAGGTGGCATATTGAACTATCGGAAACCCTCGGCAAGCCACTTATCATTCATTCAGTAAGAACTTCGAATGAAATTATTCAGTTAAAGAAAGAGTTTTGCCCTAAATCACCCTGGATAATTCATGGGTTCAGAGGAAAGAAAGAACTGGCCGATCAACTGACTGCACAAAACATCTATCTCTCATTCGGAGAGAAGTATCAGGAAAGCGCCATTAAAAGTATTCCCTTAAACCGCCTTTTGCTAGAAACCGATGAGAGTGAGAAAGAAATACTCCTGATATATAAATCTGTAGCTCAGATCCATTCACTTACAACTGAGCAGTTAGTAACACAAGTGCAACAAAATATCTCCCGGCTCTTTTTTAACCGATAA
- a CDS encoding gluconate 5-dehydrogenase, producing the protein MVNFSLEGKIALVTGASYGIGFALAKGFSDAGATIVFNDINQELVNKGLAAYEAEGIKAHGYVCDVTNEDQVNALVAQIEKEVGVIDILVNNAGIIKRIPMIEMSAKDFRQVIDIDLNGPFIVSKAVLPSMIKKGHGKIINICSMMSELGRETVSAYAAAKGGLKMLTRNIASEYGEFNIQCNGIGPGYIATPQTAPLREAQADGSRHPFDSFIIAKTPAARWGTPEDLMGPAVFLASDASDFVNGHVLYVDGGILAYIGKQPK; encoded by the coding sequence ATGGTAAATTTTTCATTAGAAGGTAAAATTGCACTTGTAACTGGTGCTTCTTACGGAATTGGTTTTGCATTGGCTAAAGGTTTCTCTGACGCCGGCGCAACAATTGTATTCAACGATATCAATCAGGAATTGGTAAACAAAGGTCTTGCTGCATACGAAGCAGAAGGTATCAAAGCACACGGTTATGTATGCGATGTTACTAACGAAGATCAGGTTAATGCTTTGGTTGCTCAAATTGAGAAAGAAGTTGGTGTTATTGATATCCTTGTAAACAACGCTGGTATCATCAAACGTATCCCAATGATTGAAATGAGTGCTAAAGATTTCCGTCAGGTTATCGATATCGACTTGAATGGCCCATTCATCGTATCAAAGGCAGTTCTTCCATCAATGATCAAGAAAGGTCATGGTAAGATTATCAATATCTGTTCTATGATGAGTGAACTTGGTCGCGAAACAGTATCTGCTTATGCAGCTGCTAAGGGCGGTTTGAAGATGTTGACTCGTAACATCGCTTCAGAATATGGCGAATTCAACATCCAATGTAATGGTATCGGCCCGGGTTACATTGCAACTCCACAAACAGCTCCTTTGAGAGAAGCTCAGGCAGACGGTTCTCGTCATCCTTTCGATTCTTTCATTATTGCTAAAACTCCTGCTGCTCGTTGGGGAACTCCTGAAGATTTGATGGGACCAGCTGTATTCCTTGCATCTGATGCATCTGACTTCGTAAACGGACACGTTCTTTACGTAGACGGTGGTATTCTGGCTTATATTGGTAAACAACCTAAGTAA